The sequence ATGAGAATGCCAGGCAGCATCAGCTTGGCCACGGTTACCGGGTCGAGTGCAGAATTGTGGTCTGGCAGGATCCCAGTGTGCTTACCGTGCCCTCCAGTGCACTGTTTCGCCATAACACGGACTGGGCGGTATTTGTAAAACAGCGAAACAAGGTGACACTAACGGTGGTCAAAGTAGGTCACAACAATGGTATCCGGGCCCAGATACTAACCGGCCTTGAACCCGGCGAAAAGGTAGTACTTTATCCGGGGCCAGAACTACAGGATGGTGCTGCTGTCACCGAGCGTACGGACTAACAAAGCAAAGTGTTAAATCCTTAAACAGGAGATACGTTATGACCAATGAACAGATGATCGTTGCCTTTAAAGATATTGAGAATAAGTTTAAGCGCAATCAGGAAGCCGCCGAAGCAGTCTGGTCGCAGGGCTCGCCTTTTCTGGAACTGGCCAGGCAGCAAGCCACCAGAGTGATGGAGCAGGAACTCGCCGCTGTTATGCAGTCAGAGTAATGTTACCGCAGAGTCACTAAGAGCAAAGAGAAGCACAGTACATCCCTTTAAAACCTCAGCGCTCTTTGCGCCTCAGCGAGATCAACAAATAAAAAGCCAGTGATCTCACAGAGGCGCGGAGGTCGCAGAGGTATTTACCGTTTAAACCTTTAGAACCTCTGTTTTCTTCTTGCCTCCATGGTTCTGGGTAATAGAATCACCTGGAGCCAATTCGGGTTTGGCCCGGCAATACCCTCATTAGTTTTTCTAACCTTAAGATTAGAATATTCCAATCCCTTCAGACAGCGCTTGGGCGTATGATAGAAACTATTGCGTAGCGGCCACTAACCATTAATAACAAAGGTCAGCAAACCCGTTTTTTTATAAAATCGGAGTAATTATGGAACATATCCTGATTGTCGGTGGGGGTGCCGGAGGGCTTGAACTGGCCACAAAACTAGGCCACAAGCTGGGGAAAAAAGATAAGGCACAGGTTACCCTGGTAGATAAAAATACCAGCCATATCTGGAAGCCACTGCTACATGAAGTGGCAAGCGGGTCGCTTGATACCAGCACTGATGGCGTGATTTACAGTGCCCATGCTGCCCGCCACGGCTACCAGTTTCAGCACGGCGAGTTTATCGATCTGGACACCGGGAACAAACAACTCACTCTGGCAGCCATTCGTGATGATAATAATGAACTGCTGGTCGCAGAGCGGAAGCTCGGCTACGACACTTTAGTACTGGCTATTGGCAGCGTGTCCAATGATTTCAACACGCCCGGCGTCAGTGAACATTGCTATTTCCTTGATTCTGCCGGGCAGGCGATGCGTTTTCATCGTGCGCTGATGAATAATTTTGTACGTATCAATCAGCTCCCTGACAACAGGGAACTGAATATCGCCATCGTCGGAGGCGGTGCTACCGGGGTGGAACTGGCGGCTGAGCTCTATCATGTGGCCACACTGGCCAAACGTTATGGCATGTCACAGATGAACGCCAGCAAGCTCAGAATTCATCTGTTAGAGGCAGGGCCCGGCATACTGCCCGCCCTGCCGACGCGGATCTCTGATGCAGTCCGCAAAGAGCTCAAAGCATTAGGTGTACAGGTACTGGAGAATACCCGGGTCAGTGCCGCCAACAGCAAAGGCTTTGAAACCGCAGAGAACGGCTTTATTGCCGCAGATATGATGGTCTGGGCGGCCGGGGTAAAAATCCCGGATTACATTAAAGAACTGAACATCTTTGAACTCAATCGTATGCAACAGATTCTGGTCACCCCGCAGTTAACCGCCAAAGGCACGCCAGATATTTATGTAATAGGCGACTGTTGCGGCTTTGAACAGCGCGATGGAAGCTGGGTGCCGCCAAGAGCACAGTCGGCTCATCAGATGGCCTCCGTTGTGGCGACAAATATTCTGCGCAGTCGTGCGAACAAACCTCTGAAAAGATTCGTCTACAAAGATCATGGCTCACTGGTTAACCTCAGCCGCTACAGCACAGTAGGGAATCTGATGGGAAACCTGACCGGTAACAGCATGTTTATCGAGGGGCGTATCGCGCGATTTGTGTATATGTCGTTGTACCGCATGCACCAGATAGCCATTCACGGCTGGTTTAAAGGGATGTTGCTGATGATGGTGGAAAAGATCAATCGTGCGGTAAGACCGAAGTTAAAACTGCATTAACAAAGAAAGTTATCAGCCCTCAGTTATCAGGGGGCAGTTAAGCACGTAATAGGAACTTAACCACAGAGGCACGGAGAACACAGAGGTTTAGAACTTTCTTATCATCTCTGTGCGCTCTGTGATCTGTGGTGAAATTAGCTTTTGGTAGCTGCGAGATCTTAAGCTTTTATCCGTTTGATCTCGCTGAGGTACAAAGGCGCAGAGATGTTGAAGCCCTTTCAATCCTCTGCACCCTCCGAGCCTCTGCGGTGAATATTAAGTTGTTCCCGGATTCCGCTTCGCTGCATCCGGGCTACAACTATGCCCTGGCAGGCCTAATTGGTCGGATACAAGGCGTGTTCGATAACCGGGTACTGACTGATCATCTCTCGGTAGCGCTCTGAGTATTTCAGTTGGTTTAAGGCTTCCTGAAGCTTGTCTTCCACCCATTTTGGAGTCGAGCGACTTAACCCCATATATTGGTGAGATTCCTGCAGGATATATACAATTTCGTATTTATCCAGATCTTCACCGATATGATCCAGGTACCAGAACGCAGAGATATCGTCATAGGCAATGGCATTGAGATGGTTACGCTTGAGCATTTCAACAATCTTCTTGGGAGAGTCTTCACTGACAATATTACGCACCGCAAAACCTTCCTCTATCAGCAATTGCTCTCCCACATCCTGACTCACGGTTCCGATCACCAGGCCGGCCAGTTCCTCAACGGATTCGGCTTTAAATTCCATATTCCGTTTGGCAATCACTACCACGCGAGTCGGTACTAAAGGGCCAATCCAGCGGAATAATGGATCCCGATGTTCAGTGTGGATCAGGGTGAACAGCATCGTATCAGGGCGCAACAATCCCTGTTGATAGGCACTGGACCAGGGCAGAACCTGCATATCAGTGCGGTTCTGCGATGAGCCGGTGGCGGCAAGGATGTGTTCCACCACATCAACAGTGAACCCCTTGATCTGTTCGTCTTCAACGTAATTGAACGGCGCAAAGTTTTCAGTTAACAGCGTCAGTTTTGGCAAGGGTTTGTCATCAACAACATCAACTTCATCGGCATAAGTTGGCATCAAAGCAATGGCAGTCATCAGACTGGTGAATAACAAAGCAATTCGGTAGCACATAATGGACTCACAATGCAGATGTTAATTAATTGTTAGTGTAGCAAAGCCCTCAGAAATACAAGCTTTAATTTGCGCTGGTGTTGATCCAGCACAATGCTGAACTCTCTCAGATGGACTAGGCTTGGTGCACTGGTAAAGACAATTACAGAGGAGACTGGCAATGCGGGTAAAAGATATTATGACTACTGACCTGCATACGCTGGATGAGTCGGCCACGCTGCGGGACGCTCACAGTATGAGTCGCGAATACGGTATCAGACATATTCCGGTACTGGATTCAAAGAGCGGCAAATTGCGTGGCGTGGTCACGCAAAAGGCGTTGATTTCTAAGGTTATGAAACTGGCAAAGATCTATGGTGAATCGGAATTAGCCGAACAGGAAAAAGCGGTACCCATTGAGGAAGTCGCTGTTGTTGACTGTGACACCATAAGCGCTGATCATCCACTGCTGGATATGGCTGAGTATTTTCTTGCACACAAGCATGGCTGTTTGCCTGTTGTCGACGAACAGGGTGCACTTCAAGGTATTATTACCTCTTCGGATTTCGTTAAACTGGCAATCAGATTACTCAAACACCAGGCCGCACCGGAGTTCTAGGCCGTACCGGTTTGCCTGCAGCAGTCAGACTGAAATTGGGGCCAGTCCAATGCCATAGACAATCTGTCCAGACCACAGAATGGCTCCTGCTGCACCTGAAAGAAAGGCGCATCGAATATACCAAGCCGGATAGCCTGCTGGTTTTGCAGGTGTAACCTGGCCTTTGCCTCCATAGAGTTGGCCTGCTCAATAACCGTCAGTGGATCCTGGCCTGCGATGGCAACACAATCAGCTATGACCTTTTCATCGGCAATATTTCTGTCTTGTGCATAAGCGGCATGAAATACCGCTCTGACAAAAACCGGTAGCCAGCTCTGTTGCTGATACCAGCACAGAATGCGTGTCGCCAGTCTGGCCCCGTTCGGGTAACGGGATGGCTTTATAAAAATAAGTTCATATTGCTTGCACAGCCTGTGCATATCATGCCAGATGTATGAGAGTCTGGCGTTGTTCTGCTCATCCAGACCCCGCTCATGACTCTGAGATCTGATCATCGGCCCGAGCATAAAACCGCGCCAGTTCACCTGCAAGTCCTTGTGCCGGGCTGCCTCTTCGATCATCATGGCAACGGGGTAACAATAGGGGCTGGAAAAGTCGAACCAGAAATCAATTTCCATCAGCTAATTCCTTATCGGACAGAGAATAGCTGACAGTTTGCAGAATTATCCGCCGACAATAAATGGCAGATCTGATACCCACTGAACAGTGCCCATACCTAATCTTTACCAACGTAAATAACTATCTGAAAACTCGCCCTTTTTCCGCAGTGTTCTATACTGTTAGCTGAGCTGGCTTTGTGCTGGTTCGTTGCGCGGTCACAATAACCGGATGATGAGTTTTGCAGAAGTTTATGTGTTTTTTCGGGCCCTGCGTTTTGCTTTTTTGCACGTCGCTGTTCGCCTCACCTCATCTGTTGGTGGAATATCAATATCAGAATAACAATTATGAGGTGCAGGGAATTCGCACAGATCGCGGCTACCTGTTTGCCGATGACAGCACAGATAAAACGGTGATTATTTCAACCCTCAACTGGCAGCCGTATATAGGAGAGAACCTCTGTAAGCAGGGCTGGGTGCAACAGCTGACTGTGGCATTGCTGCACAGCCAGGGCTATGCAGTACATTCTCAGTTTCGTCCCTGGGCCCGAGCCGTACAGGAGGCTGAATCCGGCGACTCAGATATACTCTATCCCGAATACTTTATCGAACAGCGCGCACCATCCGATATCTACCCCGGCACCGCCCGGCTTAAACACCTGGCCTTGTCGGATCCCTTTCCCGGCGGCAGTATCGCCCTGATCAAACGCAAAGGCGAAGCGGATAAGTTTAATGGTGAGCTGAAAAACCTTAAGGGAGAGCATATCGGTGTGGTGCGAGGGTATCAGAATACCCCGGAGTTTGATGAGCTGATGGACCAGGGATATTTTAAGACTATGCAAGCCACCCATGACTTACAGCTGGCCAGGATGTTGCTGGCCGGGCGGGTTGAACTGATCATCGGCGACCCTAAAGTCATTTTTTATAATATCAGCCAGGCAAACTCTTCCTCACCGGAGTTTACTTCCGACGTCAGCAAGCTGGAAGTTGTCGAGCCGGCATTGCAGTACAATCACCTGTATTACGCCATCAGCCGCAAAAGGGAAAACTGGCAGCAACTGCTCAGTGATATCAATACGGCTCTGGCGCATTTCACCGAAAACAACGAATTACAAAATATTGTTGATAAAACAGTCCGTTACTGTGGATATGGGAATACCACTGACTGACCGGTATAAAAAAGCCACTCCTGAGAGTGGCCAATCTGACGGGAATAGGTATCTGCCGGAAACCAGGTCAGGAAGAAAATTCTTCCTGCAGTTGCTCGTAACTGACTTTTTCAGCCTGTACATAACGCCCCCACTGCTGAGCCATGCGTCTGGAGCTGTCATACTCCTCTGCTTTGGCCAGTTGATTGAGGGAATCGTTAAAGCGCTTTTGATTAAAGTAGGCCATACCTATAACCAGGTGAGACATGCCAGGGTTGCGCAGTTCACCTTTATCCAGCGCTCTCTGGGCTGCAGCAATAGCCTTATCCCACTGCTCCATATTCAGATACAACTGAGCGAGTTGCGCATCCAGCTCACCATCACTGGAAAGCTCGGCAGCTGAAATCATTACCGGTATGGCTTTTTCATGCTCTTTGGCCAGTGACCAGCAGTTAGCGAGGAACTTAAGATTGCGCAGGTTGCGCTCCAGAGTCCCATCCGCCATAGCCTGTTCCATTAATCTGGCCCCCTTCACCGGCGCCTGGTGGTAGTAATATAGCTGGGCAAGATTAAAAATATCCGCGCTGCTGGTGATATAGTCCTGCTGATAAGCCGATTCGAGGATCGCCAACTGTTTTTTCTCTTCACCCAGTTCGCCGTACATGCCTGCCAGTTGCACCCAGTATTTGTCCTGATTATAGTGCCGGACCATTTTTACCAGTACATCACGGACTTTTTCGGGCTGCTTGAGCTCGTAATACACCGCCCGTTGCAGTACATACCAACTCTCTTCGGGTACCTTACCCTCTGCCTCAACCATCTCCACTGCCTGGTTGATATACCTTGATGCCCGTTCAAAATCCTTCATCTGGTACATGGCCTGTGCCTTGATCAGATAATTTTTTGCCGGGATCTCTCCGGGATTCAGGGCTTCCCAACGTTCCAGAAAACTCAGGGTTTTATCATAGTTGCCCTGCATCATATGCAGTTGCGCTAATGAAAACAGCGTACTGAGTTCAAAAGATTCGGGAATGGGTTGCTGTTCAACCACCTGCTCGAAGGCAGCGATGGCGTCATCGTACTTCTCATCGTTGTAGTAAATAAAACCAAAGAAGTTATACATCATCGCCAGCTCATAGCTGTTCATGGAGCTGCTGCGGTCTTTGACCGAGTTCAGCGCCTCGATGGCCTCGGCAGTTTTATCCTCATCGGCCAGCGTCTGTGCCCGGGCAAGCTGTTCGTATACTTTTGCCCTGAGCGCAGGAGTACGGCGGGTTTTGCGTTCCTCACCCGATTCCTGAGCCTGCACCAAAGAGACTGGCAGTAATGCGGGCAGGCTATAGACAGTAGAGCCCAGCAGAGCCACAGCAATAATCCGGCCTAACGATTTTCTGACTAACATACTGCCCCCTTACCCATCTATCTGGAACGTAATGCGGTTCTGTACGCCGGACACTTCCGCTGCCTCACCGTTCACTACTCTTGGCTTGTATTTAAACTTAAGCGCGGCATCCATGGCAGCCTGCTCGAAGATCCCTTCCGGATTGGCTTCTACCACAAAGGGATCTTTCACCGAACCCTGCTTACTGACAGTAAATTCAACAATCACATAGCCTTCGATACCACGCTGTAAGGCGCGACGGGGATAAACCGGTGCCACTTTTACAATCGGCAGGTATTCACCGTCTCCCCCTTCCAGAGCAAGACCGCCACTGATGGCCATATCGCCACCCACATCGGCACTAAAGTCCATGCCAGCACCGCCTTCTGAATCAGGACTGGGTGAGTCCATCTGCGGCTGCTCCATCTGCGGTGGCGGCTCCTCGGGTTTAGGTGGCTTCTTCGGCTTGCGATCTTTCTTTTCCACCGTTTCTTCTTCTTTCACCCGTACAAAATCCAGCACACTGCCCTGAGCCGGTTCGGTCAGGGCACTGCCGCCCATCTGAATCAGCGACTGCATCAGAAAAAACAGCCCTAATGTCACGGCGCTGGCCAGTACCAGCGCGATCAGCAACCTTGGAATATTCATGCCGCTGCAGACCCTTGTAGTAATTTACTGATAAACATCATTCACTCTCCGCTTAAGGGCTGCCGGATCACTCCCGGGCAGCGATGGATACGTCATAAACGCCAGCGGCCCGTGAGGCATCCATAACTTTGATTAGGGTCTCGGTGGTGGCTTTCTTATCGGCCTGAATCACCACGCTGCCTTGCGGATTCTCAGCGTACAAACGCTCGATATTGGCCTGCACGGCACGCTCATCGATACGACGCTTATTGATCCATATTTCGTTGGTGTCACTGATGGCCACCAGAATATTGGCACGGTCTTTTTTCACCGCCGTGGCTGCTTCAGGGCGGTTTACATCAATACCTGATTCCTTTACGAAAGAGGCGGTAACAATAAAGAAGATCAACATGATGAAGACCACGTCCAGCATGGGAGTCAGGTCGATATTCGCTTCTTCTTCATCTACCAGGTTCTGAAAATGCTGTTTCATAAATTTCTCTTAGTCTGTAGGTCGGACTTTCGTCCAACAAATCTGTTGAATCCCGGAGCCATTTTCCTTTGGGTCGGGATTTATCCCGACGTATTTGCCAGCCTAACGCTAAACAGTCGGACTAAAGTCCGGCCTACTAATGTTCCATCGCCATGGCGTCTTCGATATGGGTTTTCTCGGTCTTGCCGATACGTGCCAGCCAGGTCGAGGCAAATACCCCGGATAGCGCCCCGACCATTCCCGCCATAGTGGGAATGGTGGCCTTGGACACGCCGGACGCCATAGAGCGCGCATTGCCTGAACCGGAAATAGCCATCACGTCAAATACCTCGATCATGCCGGTCACCGTGCCCATCAGACCAAGCAACGGGCACAGCGCCACCAGCGCCTGAATAATCGGCACACTGACATTGAGTTTCAGCATCACCCTGGAAATCTGCGCCTGACGGATCTGCTCGGCAAACCAGGAGGATTTATCCTGACGGGCATTCCAGCTGGCTATGGTTTGCTGTTTAAGCTGCTTGTGCCAGATAAAGAAGTACAGTGCACGCTCCAGAATCAGCATCCACATCACGAAGATCAGTACCCCGATGACCAGCAAGACCTGGCCCCCGGTTTCGGTGAAATCGCGAATCGCTTCAAAAAACTCAGCAAAGAACATGAACTTAACCTCGCTCGGCGCGTTCTGCTATGACACCGGAAGCCTGTTCCTGAAGGATATAAACAATGTTCTTACTACGGGTATTGAGCATGGCGTACAGCAGTGTCATCGGAATCGCCACCACCAGACCCAGTACCGTGGTCATCAGCGCCGTAGAAATACCACCGGCCATCAGTTTCGGGTCACCGGTACCAAACAGAGTAATAGCCTGGAAGGTATTGATCATACCGGTTACTGTACCCAGCAGTCCCATCAGTGGTGCCACCACAGAGATGATCTTGATAATGGTCAGATTACGGCCCAGCTTTGGCACTTCCCCCAGAATGGCTTCTGTGAGTTTCAGTTCCAGGGTTTCGGTATCCACGTCCGGGAACTCTTCACGCACTTTCAGCACACGTCCCAGCGGATTATTACTGTTAGCCTGTTTGGCTTTCAGTTGCTTATTTACCTTTGTGCGCACCAGCGTCAGGCTAATCAGTCGCTCCAGCGCTAACAACAGACCAATAGCCCCGACTACCAGGATGATGTAGCCGACGATTCCGCCCTGCTCAATCCGCTCCTTAAAGTTAGGCGCCTGTACCAGTAATCCGAGAATAGAGCCGCCGGTAGGGTCCAGGCCGAACTGCACCAGCTCACCGCTGGATTGCTGTAATTCTTCGGCGCTCTCGCCATAACGACCTGCAGGCTGACGCACCAGCTCGGCAACGGTACCGGTAGAAGGGTTCATATCCAGATATTTACCATCGGATACCAGGGCGAATGACCCCACGCGTACCACTTCTTTATTGACCTTTTCACCACCGGCTTCCACCACATCGGTAGTAAATTTAGTGACTTTGCCTGATTCAGTCATTTCCCGCTGTACTTCAAACCAGACCCGCTCTATCTCATCAATCGAAGCCAGTTTGGAGCTTTTCCCCATGGACTGAGCCAGTTCATCCAGAAATGTGGCGCGGCCCTGAATTTGTGCCGAAATCACCGAGTTCTGAAATTTACCTTTGGTATCACCCGCGACCTGCTGCAACACACCGAACAGCTCTTTCAGTGATCCCAGACGGGTCGTCAGTGCTTCATCCATATCTGCCAGCTTGAATTCATTTTCCTGAAACTGACGTTCCAGTTCTTCACTGGTTTGCAGGGCCCGATTGCGGCGCTGAGTCGCATCGTTAAGCATCTGATCCTGCTCGGAAACCTTTGCGGCAAATTCCTGCTCACGGCGCTGATTATCTTTATTCTGGATAATCTGACCCTGTTCAAGTTGCCTGAGCAATTGATCCAGATCCAGCGCTTTGTCACTGTCCTGGGCGAAGGCACTGGTCGCGACAAAAGAGGCGACCAACGTAAATGTCTTTAGTATGGATTTCATCAGTCTTCTCTCTTAGTCGGTCAGGGCTACGGGCATCATTAACAGATCAGGGGCCAGCTGTTTTTTGGCCATTCTCAGGCCCTTGGTCACCTGAGTGCGATAATCAGCCGGTAACTCCTCCCACTGACGGGTCTGTTTGTTCCATACACCCTGCTTACTGGCATCCCGGGTCTGATAAATCAGTGCGGTGCGGCCAATACGTAAGAAGTCCACGTCCCTTTCCTGACCATCGACGGTATGCAGGCCACTGTATGCCTCGATGGTGCGGCCATAATCCATCTCTACCTGATAGGCTTCCATTACACGGCGAAACTTCTCCGAGGGTGCCACATCGGCCCGGTCCATCAGATTCTGTAAATCGGCCAGTCGTCTGGCGCGCTCTTCGGGCAAAAAGGGCATGTCTAGTTCGATAAACTGAGCCAGACCTTCGATCATGCGCATCATCAGCGGCGTAATCTGCCGCTCAATCACACTGACTTCATCGATAGAGGCATTCAGATCGGCCATTTCCTGTTCCTGATTGGCAATCTGTTTACGCAGCTGGCGGTTATATACTTCCAGGCCGTCAATCTCCTTATTGAGCACCTTGAATTGCTGCAATTTGCTGTCTATCTGGTCAGTCATCCTGTTGATCTTCTGTTGTGACTGCGCCGCCGATTCATTGATCTTCGCCGCTTCTTCGACAACAGGTTCAAGATACTCGTCCTCCTGTGCCAATACCGGACCGGCAAGCAGGTAAAGGGCGCATAGCACCGCTGGAAGTCTTGTCAAAAGCCTCATACTGTCCCCAATATCAAAAATGATCAGTGGGATACTGATCGTGGAATTCGCGCACAGCATAGGGGTTATCTGTGACAGTTTTATTACGCTTTGATGACGGACAGATTAAGGCTGACTAAAGGCCATGAAGAAGAATTGACTGAGAGTCATCTCTGGTAAGCTGATGGCAGGATAGATGGGGGCGAAAAACGCCCCCATTGTTATGACAGGTCTCTTAGAACTCTCTTTTATAAGACAAGCTGAACTCGATACCCTGAGATTCCGAGCGGATAAGGTTGTCGGAAAAAGTGATTTCCTTTTTCTCATCCAGCAGGTTTTTGACTTTAAAGCTGATGGTAGAGTTAAAGTCAGGGTAATAGGTATACACCACATCCAGCGAGTGAAATGGCTTCTCATAGGAATCATCACGACCTTCGATGCCCGGAATAATAATCCGCTCACCGAACACGTTATAGACTACTGATGCGGAATGCTCACCGCTGTCAGAGTCAAAGCCCAGCTGCAGGTTCAGCACATACTCAGAGTGACCGGTCAGGCGACGCTCAGTATTGGTGATGGCCGCAGACACCCCGGTTTGCTCGACAATGGCCTGAGTATCCAGCTGAATTTCCGAGTCACTCAGGGTCAGGTTACCGGCGGTGTAGAAATTACGGCCAAAGTCACCGAGGAAATCCAGACCTTTGAGAAACTCCAGTTCCACCCCGCAGACCTCACCCGTCTCAGCGTTGGCAATCCGCACCAGAGGTGGACCATCCTGAGCGGGAGACTGCACAGTTTCAATCGGGTTTTCCATGTCTTTGTAGAACAGCGCCACAGACAGGTTGTCACCATTATCCACATACCATTCCCAGCGCAGGTCATAGTTTTTAATGTCTGTCGTTTCCAGACCTGGCGTACCGCCGACCGGGAACAGCGTCAGCGGATCCAGATAGGTGGTAGGTGCCAGTTCCCGCAGATCCGGACGTACTACAGTTTCACCGTAACTGAAACGCAACTGCATCTCATCATCCATAATGTAGGTAAGTGCCAGCGCCGGATAGAGGTTGTCTTCCTGGAAAGCCAGGCTGGCCAGATCCTCGGGGGTGGCACTTGTGGGCAGATCGATAGTCCCATCGGCCGGATCCAGTGGCACCACAGCCTGACGAAAATCCTCCCAGCGCACACCACCGCTGATGCGCCACTTATTATCGAAGAACATGTCCGCTTCAAAATAATAGGCGTCCACTTTTTGCGCCGATACATAGTCATCGCCCGCAATAGTCGTATCCCGCAGTATTGAATCACGCAGCGGTGCATTCAGAATCACATCATCATTGAGAATATCTGCAAAACGGTGGCCCTGCAGCACGCTGGAGTCCATAAAGGCCCGCGCATTGACGTCAAAACGGCGGTTACTGGCGGTACGGGTCTTGTCGATAAAATCGGCACCGGCTTTAAGGGTAATATCCCACTTATCCAGCATTAATGGATAATTCAGATTCCAGCCGTAGTTTTCTACCTTATCATCCAGATCCTGGAAGCTGTAACGGGAGGCCGTTGTGGCGTTATTGAGAATGCTCTCATTAACCCGGTCAAAGACACCATCTTCATTATGATCCGTTATGATAAAACGGGTCTGAACATTACCCGGGGCATAACGGCTGGAACGGGAATCAGAGTATTTCCAGTCAAAACCAAGGAAGTTCCACTGAGTAAAGGTATGCATACCCTTGATCTGATTGGCCACCATGCGCCGCTCTTCATAGGTCACATCGTATTCGCGTATACGCTGATCAGAGCCGAAGTTAATGTTGTTA comes from Lacimicrobium alkaliphilum and encodes:
- a CDS encoding TonB-dependent receptor domain-containing protein, translated to MKRAIRFPLASLSAAILAGLSAQPVLAQSDDEDQLIEEVVATGTRLKGSATAVMQERKDQAFVADIMGAEQIARTGDSDAAGALRRITGLTLVDGKFIYVRGLGERYSSTLLNGASVPSPDPTRTVIPLDLFPSDIIESLSVQKSFSPSMPAAFGGGSVDIRLKSIPTDTVFNASVSVGGNTDNFDDAWQYDGGSSWKGKDDGTRAAPAAIQALWDSRTSLNDVSTDANRQLALDLNREYDTELKSVDPDFGFNLAFGDSTDIDDFRIGFLGTVGYDNEWQVSDQFLGEDYRQNQDGTATLVRGWDDVESTEHNVKWSGMLALGVDYNRNHRVDLTTVILNDTNDELREKLGNSNNINFGSDQRIREYDVTYEERRMVANQIKGMHTFTQWNFLGFDWKYSDSRSSRYAPGNVQTRFIITDHNEDGVFDRVNESILNNATTASRYSFQDLDDKVENYGWNLNYPLMLDKWDITLKAGADFIDKTRTASNRRFDVNARAFMDSSVLQGHRFADILNDDVILNAPLRDSILRDTTIAGDDYVSAQKVDAYYFEADMFFDNKWRISGGVRWEDFRQAVVPLDPADGTIDLPTSATPEDLASLAFQEDNLYPALALTYIMDDEMQLRFSYGETVVRPDLRELAPTTYLDPLTLFPVGGTPGLETTDIKNYDLRWEWYVDNGDNLSVALFYKDMENPIETVQSPAQDGPPLVRIANAETGEVCGVELEFLKGLDFLGDFGRNFYTAGNLTLSDSEIQLDTQAIVEQTGVSAAITNTERRLTGHSEYVLNLQLGFDSDSGEHSASVVYNVFGERIIIPGIEGRDDSYEKPFHSLDVVYTYYPDFNSTISFKVKNLLDEKKEITFSDNLIRSESQGIEFSLSYKREF
- a CDS encoding DUF3450 domain-containing protein is translated as MRLLTRLPAVLCALYLLAGPVLAQEDEYLEPVVEEAAKINESAAQSQQKINRMTDQIDSKLQQFKVLNKEIDGLEVYNRQLRKQIANQEQEMADLNASIDEVSVIERQITPLMMRMIEGLAQFIELDMPFLPEERARRLADLQNLMDRADVAPSEKFRRVMEAYQVEMDYGRTIEAYSGLHTVDGQERDVDFLRIGRTALIYQTRDASKQGVWNKQTRQWEELPADYRTQVTKGLRMAKKQLAPDLLMMPVALTD